One genomic segment of Blastopirellula marina includes these proteins:
- a CDS encoding DUF3311 domain-containing protein yields the protein MRYVVWLLVVALIILHQDLWYWDDRTLVGGFMPITLLWQAGISLGAGFVWFLATIFAWPSDLIEEAQQEAEGGE from the coding sequence ATGAGATACGTGGTATGGCTACTAGTAGTAGCCCTCATCATCCTCCATCAAGATCTTTGGTACTGGGACGATCGCACCTTGGTTGGTGGCTTCATGCCGATCACGCTCCTGTGGCAAGCCGGCATTTCGCTCGGTGCAGGCTTTGTATGGTTTCTAGCCACCATCTTTGCCTGGCCGTCGGATCTGATTGAAGAAGCTCAACAGGAAGCTGAGGGGGGCGAATAA